A genome region from Pseudanabaena sp. Chao 1811 includes the following:
- a CDS encoding HD domain-containing protein: MILSGKSRTYHDPIHGAITLNGSDRTEALLIQLIDTPEFQRLRRIHQLDIAYFTFHGAEGSRFTHSLGVMALTRRAFEAIVIKYPYLEIHRTVVLVAALLHDLGHGAYSHASEEVFGSNHEIWTLRLIRFGKIAEVLDRFSPNLIDDLAKVFTKKYPVPFIYQLISSQIDCDRLDYLERDSYFTGAKYGQLDLDRILLALRFDPISQSLVIGRKGIVAIEHYLTVRYFMYLQVYNHAKNLAARFVLEKIFHRAKALISANLSPNQIFADRTITAWLNQDPQTLTCEEYLASDDIVFAYHIHRWRDSEDAILADLCRRFLDRDLFHATEISHLDDIQQQEQLDIWYAKLQALGLDPKYYCGIRVSRTKGYSIYRQGINIQTEQGLQDIARLSPLVQAIVHPIQRAWLVHP; encoded by the coding sequence ATGATCCTCTCAGGCAAATCCCGTACTTATCATGACCCAATTCATGGAGCGATTACTCTGAATGGTAGCGATCGCACTGAGGCGTTATTAATTCAACTAATTGATACACCTGAGTTTCAACGCTTAAGACGCATTCATCAATTAGATATTGCCTACTTTACCTTTCATGGGGCAGAGGGTTCGAGGTTTACGCATTCCCTAGGAGTCATGGCGTTAACTCGTCGTGCTTTTGAGGCGATCGTGATCAAATATCCTTATCTGGAAATCCATCGCACTGTGGTTTTAGTAGCTGCCCTGCTGCACGATCTCGGACATGGGGCTTATAGTCATGCCTCTGAAGAGGTTTTTGGGAGTAACCATGAAATCTGGACTTTGCGATTAATTAGGTTTGGCAAAATTGCCGAGGTTCTCGACAGGTTCTCTCCGAATTTAATAGATGATTTAGCAAAAGTATTTACGAAAAAATATCCAGTCCCATTTATTTATCAATTAATTTCGAGTCAAATTGATTGCGATCGCCTTGATTATTTAGAGCGTGATAGTTATTTCACGGGGGCAAAGTATGGACAGTTAGATTTAGATCGCATTTTATTAGCACTAAGATTTGATCCAATTTCTCAAAGTTTAGTGATTGGTCGCAAGGGAATCGTGGCGATCGAGCATTATTTAACGGTGCGCTACTTTATGTATTTACAGGTTTATAACCATGCGAAAAACTTAGCCGCCAGATTTGTTTTAGAAAAGATTTTTCATAGAGCCAAAGCCTTAATTTCTGCAAATCTTTCTCCAAATCAAATATTTGCCGATCGCACCATTACCGCTTGGCTCAACCAAGATCCGCAAACTCTTACCTGTGAGGAATATCTTGCCTCCGATGATATTGTTTTTGCCTATCACATCCATCGCTGGCGCGATAGTGAGGATGCGATTCTCGCGGATTTATGCCGCCGCTTTCTAGATCGCGATCTATTCCACGCTACTGAAATCTCACACCTCGATGATATTCAGCAACAGGAACAACTGGATATTTGGTATGCAAAATTGCAAGCTCTGGGACTCGATCCGAAATACTATTGTGGCATCCGTGTATCGCGGACTAAGGGCTATAGCATTTACCGCCAAGGTATTAACATTCAAACGGAACAGGGCTTGCAGGATATAGCTCGACTTTCGCCATTAGTGCAAGCGATCGTGCATCCAATTCAAAGAGCATGGTTGGTTCATCCATAA
- the proB gene encoding glutamate 5-kinase: MQPQIIVIKIGTSSLSHPESGDLQLATIAKLVEAIVHLRREGHSVVLVSSGAVGIGCGRLGLKQRPRKISKKQAVAAVGQGRLIRIYDDFFGSLQQPVAQVLLTRGNLIQRQHYMNVHATFHELLELGVVPIVNENDTVAVDELKFGDNDTLSALVASLIEADWLFLLTDVDRLYSDDPRQNPDAQPIEFVEYEQLQGLRQAIGEKQALGAQGGGTQWGTGGMTTKLDAARIASAAGVRTVITRGAFPDRIAAILKGENFGTQFAAQPKTVNARKRWIAYGMVPVGKLFLDDGAVNAVISKGRSLLPAGITQVEGKFEVNESVSLCDRDGKEIARGISNYSSNDIVRILGSQSEDIPKLLGFDGEETVIHRDNLVSL; encoded by the coding sequence ATGCAGCCGCAGATCATAGTTATTAAAATTGGCACATCTAGCCTCAGTCATCCTGAATCAGGGGATCTTCAGCTAGCGACGATCGCCAAGTTAGTAGAAGCGATCGTTCATTTGCGTCGAGAAGGGCATAGCGTAGTTTTGGTATCGTCGGGCGCAGTGGGAATTGGCTGCGGTAGACTCGGATTGAAACAACGTCCTCGCAAAATCTCTAAAAAGCAAGCAGTGGCTGCCGTTGGGCAAGGACGCTTAATTAGAATTTATGATGACTTCTTTGGCTCGTTGCAACAACCCGTTGCACAGGTTCTCTTAACTCGTGGCAATCTGATTCAACGTCAGCATTATATGAATGTTCACGCGACATTCCATGAGCTGCTGGAACTAGGAGTTGTGCCAATTGTGAATGAGAATGATACAGTTGCTGTCGATGAATTGAAATTTGGCGATAATGATACGCTGTCGGCTTTGGTAGCTAGTTTGATCGAAGCGGATTGGTTATTTCTCTTAACCGATGTTGATCGCCTTTATTCCGATGATCCACGCCAGAATCCCGATGCTCAGCCCATTGAGTTTGTGGAATATGAACAGCTTCAGGGACTCCGTCAAGCGATCGGGGAGAAGCAAGCCTTGGGCGCACAGGGGGGCGGTACACAATGGGGAACTGGCGGAATGACAACCAAACTGGATGCGGCGAGAATTGCATCGGCAGCGGGAGTTCGCACAGTAATTACTAGAGGTGCTTTTCCCGATCGCATTGCGGCAATTCTCAAGGGAGAGAACTTTGGTACACAATTTGCTGCTCAACCCAAAACTGTAAATGCCCGTAAACGTTGGATTGCCTATGGTATGGTTCCCGTCGGTAAGCTGTTTTTGGATGATGGCGCAGTCAATGCAGTGATTAGTAAAGGGCGATCGCTCTTGCCTGCGGGGATTACCCAAGTGGAAGGAAAATTTGAGGTGAATGAATCGGTGAGTTTATGCGATCGCGATGGTAAGGAAATTGCTAGGGGCATTTCTAATTACAGCAGTAATGATATTGTGCGTATTCTCGGTTCGCAGTCAGAAGATATTCCTAAATTACTAGGATTTGATGGTGAAGAAACCGTAATTCATCGGGATAATTTAGTTAGTCTCTAA
- the cpdA gene encoding 3',5'-cyclic-AMP phosphodiesterase produces MKGIINYGSFVSIAQLTDIHLFADIERSLVGIPTEFSFQEVLMKIKRTLPQIDLLMLTGDLTQDGSIASYERLSQSLNNFGIHSYCLAGNHDDLPVMQTYLPNEYVHLSRSLDVGKWRILLLSSVVEGAVHGYLSGAELSYLENNLNAYPDRPTLIAFHHPAVPLGSEWIDGICLENQDEFWAICDRHPQVEVVLNGHAHQEFDEIYETPHNSVRCLVTPSTCIQFQPQNPKFQIDSQPPGFRHLRLYPNGTMETEVHRLKVGSFQPDLAAVGY; encoded by the coding sequence ATGAAAGGCATCATCAATTACGGTAGTTTCGTTTCCATTGCACAATTAACTGATATCCATCTATTTGCAGATATTGAGCGCTCTTTGGTGGGCATTCCAACGGAATTCTCTTTTCAAGAAGTTCTGATGAAAATAAAAAGAACCTTGCCACAGATTGATTTACTCATGCTGACAGGGGACTTAACTCAAGATGGTAGTATTGCTTCCTATGAGCGGTTGAGCCAGTCCCTTAATAACTTTGGAATTCACTCCTATTGTTTAGCGGGTAATCATGATGACTTACCTGTTATGCAAACATATTTACCTAACGAATATGTTCATCTCAGCCGATCGCTTGATGTTGGTAAATGGAGAATTTTGTTACTTAGCTCCGTAGTTGAGGGCGCGGTTCACGGATATCTTTCAGGTGCTGAATTATCCTATTTAGAAAACAATCTGAATGCCTATCCCGATCGCCCTACCTTAATTGCTTTTCATCATCCTGCTGTACCACTTGGCTCAGAATGGATTGATGGTATTTGTCTAGAAAATCAAGATGAATTTTGGGCGATCTGCGATCGCCATCCACAAGTAGAAGTTGTCCTGAATGGTCATGCCCATCAAGAGTTTGATGAAATCTATGAAACTCCCCATAATTCAGTACGCTGTTTAGTCACACCTTCAACTTGTATTCAGTTTCAGCCCCAAAATCCCAAGTTCCAAATTGATAGTCAACCTCCTGGATTCCGTCATTTGCGCCTTTATCCTAACGGCACAATGGAAACTGAAGTCCATCGTCTCAAAGTGGGTAGCTTTCAGCCTGATCTGGCAGCAGTTGGGTATTAA
- the hemG gene encoding protoporphyrinogen oxidase: MIANSATNINQPLDVLVVGAGISGLAIAHELAIAKNYHVLVAEAQDRVGGAITSNRNDEGYLWEEGPNSFQPAPELLRLAVQVGLKDELVLADGKLPRFVFLNGKLNALPMSPPTAIASKILTWGGKIRLALGALGFARPAMSGEESVDQFFSRLLGKQAVERLVAPFISGVYAGDPKRLSARAAFSKIFRLENGYGGLLAGAILTAKERKAQKLNDPNIPKVKAGELGSFRQGIKMLPEAIATKLRDQGTAVKQQWTLRSLEKQGEIYISQFDTPTGAETITSRSVVLTTPAYVSAKLLQDYLPAASQALSDIFYPTVACVVLAYPKSEFAYDMKGFGNLIPRTQGVRTLGTIWSSSLFAGRAPEGWQLLLNFIGGTLDPALAKLSEAEIVQAVHQDLKKTILRPDTKAEPKAIAVHVWDKAIPQYEIGHLERLATIEAELQKSQGLYVSANFIGGVSLGDCIKRGLQEASKIDAFLSSQG; the protein is encoded by the coding sequence ATGATCGCCAATTCTGCCACCAATATCAATCAACCTCTAGATGTTCTTGTCGTTGGGGCAGGAATTTCTGGTTTAGCGATCGCCCATGAATTAGCAATCGCCAAAAATTACCATGTATTAGTGGCAGAAGCTCAGGATCGTGTGGGTGGTGCAATTACCAGTAATCGTAATGATGAAGGCTATCTCTGGGAAGAGGGACCCAATAGTTTTCAGCCAGCACCAGAGTTATTACGTCTAGCCGTACAGGTGGGTCTCAAGGATGAGTTAGTACTTGCTGATGGTAAATTACCGCGATTTGTATTTCTTAATGGCAAGTTAAATGCGCTGCCGATGAGTCCTCCCACAGCGATCGCCTCCAAAATCTTGACTTGGGGCGGCAAAATCCGTCTAGCCCTAGGTGCATTAGGTTTTGCGCGTCCTGCGATGAGTGGCGAAGAATCCGTTGATCAATTCTTTTCGCGCCTACTCGGTAAGCAAGCCGTAGAGCGATTAGTTGCACCTTTTATCTCTGGAGTCTATGCGGGTGATCCTAAACGACTCAGTGCTAGAGCTGCATTTTCTAAAATTTTCCGCCTAGAAAATGGCTATGGTGGTTTGCTCGCAGGGGCAATCCTGACCGCAAAAGAACGCAAAGCCCAAAAGCTGAACGATCCCAATATTCCCAAGGTGAAGGCTGGCGAACTAGGTTCTTTTCGCCAAGGTATTAAAATGCTGCCCGAAGCGATCGCTACCAAACTTAGAGATCAAGGTACGGCTGTCAAACAACAATGGACTTTGCGATCGCTAGAAAAGCAAGGCGAAATCTATATTTCTCAGTTTGATACACCTACGGGTGCAGAAACCATCACTTCGCGATCGGTAGTTCTGACCACTCCTGCCTATGTCAGCGCTAAGTTATTGCAGGACTATTTACCTGCGGCGAGCCAAGCTCTGAGCGATATTTTCTATCCGACCGTTGCCTGTGTCGTACTTGCCTATCCCAAAAGCGAATTTGCCTATGACATGAAGGGATTTGGCAATCTTATTCCGCGCACGCAAGGCGTAAGAACCCTTGGTACAATTTGGTCATCGAGTTTGTTTGCAGGACGCGCCCCTGAAGGTTGGCAACTATTACTTAACTTTATTGGTGGCACACTCGATCCTGCTCTGGCAAAACTTTCAGAAGCTGAGATTGTTCAAGCGGTGCATCAAGATCTCAAGAAAACAATTTTGCGTCCTGATACGAAAGCCGAACCCAAGGCGATCGCAGTGCATGTGTGGGACAAGGCAATTCCTCAGTATGAGATTGGACATTTAGAGCGTCTAGCGACGATAGAAGCTGAATTGCAAAAGTCACAGGGTCTGTATGTCAGCGCGAATTTTATTGGTGGTGTTTCGCTTGGTGATTGCATTAAACGGGGTCTACAAGAAGCTAGTAAAATTGATGCCTTTTTAAGTAGTCAAGGATAA
- a CDS encoding DUF2811 domain-containing protein, whose product MSTTVSILAEIPEELHETLKNYLESHPDWDQDRVFAAALSLFLLQNGGSDRLGGASHSYRSTAKVYLNALFQHSL is encoded by the coding sequence ATGAGTACGACCGTCAGCATCCTTGCCGAAATTCCTGAAGAATTGCACGAAACCCTCAAGAATTATCTAGAGTCCCACCCCGATTGGGATCAGGATCGCGTATTTGCCGCAGCTTTATCTTTGTTCCTATTACAAAATGGTGGCAGCGATCGCCTTGGTGGTGCATCCCATAGCTATCGCAGCACCGCCAAAGTGTATCTCAACGCTTTATTTCAGCACTCACTCTAG
- a CDS encoding NfeD family protein: MNFTPSQVWLIIGIALWVIELLVPLPTLLIAGAMGLAAILVAAITLILPIPALQIVAWMLTSGILVVLSRRFIPRDSHQLKESSEGITLTEIPAGQTGRVQHEGVSWKARCDDPKIAIAAQQKVIVLRRQGTTLIVVPENWLQ; encoded by the coding sequence ATGAACTTTACACCTAGTCAAGTTTGGCTAATTATTGGTATCGCACTTTGGGTAATTGAGTTATTAGTACCATTACCGACATTGTTGATTGCGGGTGCAATGGGACTAGCGGCAATTTTGGTGGCTGCGATCACACTGATCCTGCCCATTCCTGCCTTGCAAATAGTAGCTTGGATGCTAACTTCAGGAATATTGGTAGTGCTATCGCGCCGCTTTATTCCTAGAGATTCCCATCAGCTTAAGGAATCGAGTGAAGGGATTACGCTGACCGAAATTCCCGCAGGACAGACAGGCAGAGTACAGCATGAGGGAGTCTCGTGGAAAGCAAGGTGTGATGATCCCAAAATTGCGATCGCCGCTCAGCAGAAAGTAATTGTTTTAAGACGACAAGGCACAACCCTAATCGTTGTTCCTGAAAATTGGCTGCAATAG
- a CDS encoding MlaD family protein, which translates to MQRKTLRDGALGLFIIGGVVAFGGALLWLRGLQLNGSKFTFTIKLPDASGLNTGSVVRFRGVEVGRVTALTAQAEGVDVQVGIENPKLLIPKQSIAETNQSGFLGNTNIDIFPPKDKVAIDPNLNPLAKDCNNDLIVCQGGQIEGSRGVSFTVLLKDMSVTLRKINDQSLIDNLNDTLVSAKATAKSIQKLTDSANRVVGTFESQIAKFGDTADAISGAATKVGNVANSAQDLIEVNREKLAQTLDGIAATSREARSLLASAKPLLNDGKLIANLQKLAENAAETSANLRKVTGELNDPATIASLRETLDSARATFANAKKITADLDELTGDPKLRSNIRNLINGLGGLLSTAPNLDNLPTANKSQSSETASDLPKLPTTVEVARNKVIKPATDDQPKREKSLDAEKVKINSPTPSTTISKSTTNSVTGTSNSASSSDQ; encoded by the coding sequence GTGCAGCGAAAAACTTTACGCGACGGTGCGCTTGGCTTATTTATCATCGGTGGAGTAGTTGCCTTTGGGGGCGCATTGCTCTGGTTGCGCGGGCTGCAACTAAATGGTTCTAAGTTTACATTTACGATTAAATTACCTGATGCTAGTGGGTTGAATACTGGCTCAGTGGTGAGGTTTCGTGGCGTAGAAGTAGGACGAGTTACGGCGCTAACGGCTCAAGCTGAGGGGGTTGATGTGCAGGTGGGGATTGAAAACCCAAAACTACTGATTCCCAAACAATCAATTGCCGAAACTAATCAAAGTGGCTTTTTGGGCAATACCAATATTGATATTTTTCCGCCTAAGGATAAGGTAGCGATCGATCCTAATCTCAATCCTCTTGCCAAAGATTGCAACAATGATTTAATTGTTTGCCAAGGTGGACAAATTGAAGGCTCAAGGGGTGTGAGCTTTACCGTTTTGCTGAAAGACATGAGTGTGACTCTCCGCAAGATTAATGATCAGAGCTTGATTGATAATCTCAATGACACTTTAGTCTCCGCCAAAGCGACTGCAAAAAGCATCCAGAAATTAACTGATTCTGCTAATCGGGTAGTCGGCACATTTGAAAGTCAGATTGCCAAGTTTGGGGATACGGCTGATGCGATTAGTGGGGCAGCGACGAAGGTAGGCAATGTGGCAAATAGCGCTCAAGATTTGATTGAGGTCAATCGCGAGAAACTTGCCCAAACCTTAGATGGGATTGCGGCTACATCGAGAGAAGCGCGATCGCTACTAGCTAGTGCCAAACCCCTGTTAAACGATGGCAAACTGATCGCAAATTTGCAGAAACTCGCAGAAAATGCGGCTGAGACTTCGGCAAACCTGCGCAAGGTGACTGGGGAGTTAAATGATCCCGCCACGATTGCTTCCCTACGGGAAACACTGGATTCGGCGCGAGCTACCTTTGCTAATGCCAAGAAAATTACGGCGGATCTCGATGAACTAACGGGCGATCCTAAACTCCGTAGTAATATTCGCAATTTGATTAATGGTTTGGGGGGATTGCTCTCCACCGCACCGAATTTGGATAATTTGCCCACGGCAAACAAATCGCAATCTAGTGAAACCGCTAGCGATCTCCCTAAATTACCGACTACTGTCGAAGTTGCGCGGAACAAGGTGATTAAGCCTGCAACGGACGATCAACCCAAACGTGAAAAGTCTCTTGATGCCGAAAAAGTAAAAATTAATAGTCCTACACCAAGTACGACCATTAGCAAATCGACAACAAACTCAGTTACAGGAACTTCTAATTCTGCTAGCTCAAGTGATCAATGA
- a CDS encoding ABC transporter ATP-binding protein, with the protein MEPVRSLTKNSSNVVTPLLELRGIHKAFGENAVLNGVDLTVHSGEAIAIIGPSGTGKSTILRVICGLLAADAGEVYINGNLVESEEDIQEGGYGLNIGMVFQNAALFDSLTVAENVGFSLFEHSRLSRHEIYRLVEQKLALVGLENISDRYPSQLSGGMRKRVSFARAIMDDPTAKNQAKKVLLYDEPTAGLDPVASTIIEDLMRSLREQQVCDSYIVVTHQDSTIRRTADRLMVLYRGSVRYAGNVSTIDTTDNLYVRQFFSGSTEGPIQLLTKEV; encoded by the coding sequence ATGGAGCCAGTGAGATCTCTGACCAAAAATAGTAGCAATGTGGTTACGCCTTTGCTAGAACTGCGTGGAATCCATAAAGCCTTTGGGGAGAACGCTGTACTGAATGGTGTTGATCTAACTGTCCATTCTGGAGAAGCGATCGCCATTATTGGTCCCTCTGGTACGGGTAAATCAACGATTTTGCGGGTGATTTGTGGATTGCTGGCTGCCGATGCTGGCGAAGTTTATATCAATGGCAACCTTGTTGAGTCTGAAGAAGATATTCAAGAAGGCGGCTATGGTCTCAATATTGGCATGGTATTTCAGAATGCGGCGTTATTTGACTCGCTGACAGTTGCTGAAAATGTCGGCTTTTCACTGTTTGAGCATTCGCGATTATCCCGCCATGAAATTTATCGACTGGTTGAACAAAAATTAGCTTTGGTGGGACTAGAAAATATTAGCGATCGCTATCCGAGCCAACTATCGGGAGGGATGCGAAAACGGGTGAGTTTTGCCCGTGCGATTATGGATGATCCCACTGCCAAGAATCAAGCGAAAAAAGTACTGCTCTATGATGAACCGACCGCAGGGCTTGATCCTGTCGCTTCGACGATTATCGAAGACTTGATGCGATCTCTGAGGGAGCAGCAGGTTTGTGATAGTTACATCGTGGTGACACATCAAGATAGTACGATCCGTCGTACAGCTGATCGCTTGATGGTTTTGTATCGCGGATCGGTGCGCTATGCAGGAAACGTGAGTACAATTGATACGACAGACAATCTGTATGTCAGGCAATTTTTTAGTGGCAGTACTGAAGGTCCAATTCAACTTTTGACAAAGGAGGTATGA
- the pstB gene encoding phosphate ABC transporter ATP-binding protein PstB, with protein sequence MNLSSSVSDNQSVLKVEDVNVFYSSNSPAVAGVNLDIFKNQITAFIGPSGCGKSTILRCFNRLNDLIEGAKVRGKITFNGHNLYDPKIDPVAVRRHIGMVFQRPNPFPKSIYENIAFGPRINGFKGSKTDMDDLVEKSLRSAAIWDEVKDKLKESGLALSGGQQQRLCIARAIAVEPQVILMDEPCSALDPISTLRIEELMQELKQKFTLVIVTHNMQQASRSADMTAFFNTEINEHGKRTGKLVEMDRTSIIFSSPKQVATEEYISGRFG encoded by the coding sequence ATGAACTTAAGTAGCAGCGTTTCCGACAATCAGTCAGTTTTAAAAGTTGAAGATGTTAACGTTTTTTATAGCTCTAACTCACCCGCAGTTGCAGGTGTTAACTTAGATATTTTCAAAAATCAAATTACAGCATTTATCGGACCTTCAGGATGTGGAAAAAGTACGATTCTGAGATGCTTTAATCGTCTAAACGATCTAATTGAAGGGGCAAAAGTTAGAGGGAAAATTACCTTTAATGGGCATAATCTTTACGATCCTAAAATCGATCCCGTTGCGGTGCGTCGTCATATTGGGATGGTGTTTCAGCGTCCTAATCCTTTCCCAAAATCAATTTACGAAAATATTGCCTTTGGTCCCAGAATCAATGGATTTAAGGGTTCTAAAACTGATATGGATGACTTGGTTGAGAAGTCACTGCGCTCAGCCGCCATTTGGGATGAAGTCAAGGACAAGCTCAAGGAAAGTGGTTTAGCGCTTTCTGGTGGTCAGCAGCAACGTTTATGCATTGCTAGAGCGATCGCTGTGGAACCACAGGTGATCTTGATGGATGAGCCTTGTTCGGCGCTTGACCCGATTTCCACTTTGCGGATCGAAGAATTGATGCAGGAACTCAAGCAAAAGTTTACGCTGGTGATTGTGACTCACAATATGCAGCAAGCATCGCGATCGGCAGATATGACCGCGTTCTTTAACACAGAAATTAATGAACATGGTAAGCGCACAGGTAAGCTAGTGGAAATGGATCGCACTTCCATAATTTTTAGTAGTCCCAAGCAAGTTGCTACCGAAGAGTACATTAGCGGTAGATTTGGTTAG